In the Deltaproteobacteria bacterium genome, GGCGCTCCTTCCATCGCTCGCCCTCGGCGACCGTCGTCCCGAAGCGCGCGGCCATCTTCGCCAGTTCCCGGGAGAGGACGTCGGGGTCGCGGTCGAACGGGAAGGCGAACGGGACCACGGACACCCCCCGGTACCGCAGCACCTCCATCAGCGCCTGGGTGAAGCTGCAATCCCCCTGCGTGACGGCGACGATCTCGCGGAAGTCGTTCCGGCGGACCACGCCGTAGATCCCCTTGATCCAGCCGCAGCAGTTCCGCGGGAACCCGTCCGCCTCGGCGACTCGAATGAAATCCGCGGGGAGGTCCGACGCGATGAACACGTTGTTCAGGTCGACGGGAACGCGGCCCGCCGCGAAGAGGATCTCGACGGGAATGGTGGTGGTGAAGCCGACGCGCGGCGTGGGATCAGTCCCGGATGAAGACGAAGTAGATGAGGACGATGGCGATCACGATCGTCCCGCCGATGAACAGCATCATGCTTCGGTCGACGACCATCTCGGACGACCCCCCTCCGCTCGTGTACCGAAGGACGGTCATCGTCGCGCCGATCGCGAACAGGAAGAGGAGCACGTATTTCCAGCGGAACAGGACCGCCAGGACGAAGATGACCACGGTGCCGAAAAGGACACGGGGGTCGGCGGCCATTTCCGCGAGAGTCTTGCTGGCGAGAAATTCGATGATCTGGTCCACGGCCCCCCCTTTCGGACGACGCTCGGTTGACATTGATACGATAGCGTTTTACCTTAAAAAAATCAAAGGTTTCAGGAGCAGGCTTGGAAAACCCGGTGGGCGTGTTCGATTCCGGCGTGGGAGGGTTGACCGTCCTGCGGGAGCTGGTGTCCGCGCTTCCGTCGGAGCGGTTCGTCTACCTCGGCGACACGGCCCGCGTTCCCTACGGCGGGAAGTCCGCGGAGACCGTCACGCGGTACGCGATCGAGATCGCGAACCACCTGATCCGAACCCGCGACATCAAGCTCCTCGTGGTGGCGTGCAACACCGCCTCATCCCTTGCCCTTCCGGTCCTTCGGAAGATTTACAAGATCCCGGTGGTGGGGATGGTGGACCCGTGCGTGCGGCGCGCCGCCGCCTTGTCCGAAAAGCGGACGATCGGCGTCATCGGTACGCTCGGGACGGTTCGTTCCGGGGCGTACGAAGAGGCGCTGCGGCTCTCCGTTCCCTCGGCCCGGGTCCGGTCGATCCCGTGCCCGCTGCTCGTCTCGCTGGCGGAGGAGGGTTGGGCCGACAACGCGATCACGCGCGCCGTGATCGCGGAATACCTTGCGCCGTTTCTTACGGAGCCGCCCGACGCGCTGATCCTCGGGTGCACGCATTATCCCGTGTTAAAGGGGCCGATCCGGGAATACCTCGGGGGCGGCACCGTCCTGATCGACTCCGCCGAGGAGGCCGCGCGGGTCGTCGACATCCTGCTTTCCGAGACGCAGGTCCGCCGGACCGTGGCCCCGGGGGAGGTCGAGTTCCTCGTGACGGACGACCCGGAGCGGTTCGCGCGGGTGGGGAAGGGATTTTTCGGCCAGGAGCTGCCCGACGTGCGCCGCGTGGCGCTGTAGCGGGTCCTGGCGTGGCATGAACCGGAAGGGGAGAGGCGAAGGGGCGATGGGCGGACCGCAGATGAGGATGCTCTCGGGATTCAACCACAACATCCGGTTCCGGGGAAAGGTCTACCACGTCCAGACGGAAGACGGAGGGAAGGACAACCCGCAGATCATCACCCACGCGTTCCAGGGCGGCGCGATCCTCGACAGCGTCC is a window encoding:
- the murI gene encoding glutamate racemase, with product MENPVGVFDSGVGGLTVLRELVSALPSERFVYLGDTARVPYGGKSAETVTRYAIEIANHLIRTRDIKLLVVACNTASSLALPVLRKIYKIPVVGMVDPCVRRAAALSEKRTIGVIGTLGTVRSGAYEEALRLSVPSARVRSIPCPLLVSLAEEGWADNAITRAVIAEYLAPFLTEPPDALILGCTHYPVLKGPIREYLGGGTVLIDSAEEAARVVDILLSETQVRRTVAPGEVEFLVTDDPERFARVGKGFFGQELPDVRRVAL